In Drosophila santomea strain STO CAGO 1482 chromosome 3L, Prin_Dsan_1.1, whole genome shotgun sequence, a single window of DNA contains:
- the LOC120449363 gene encoding arginine-glutamic acid dipeptide repeats protein isoform X8 yields the protein MAASTQGEIRVGPGHQAKLPDYNPISSFPIDKETDERELEESRWSPGVVADGDLLMFLRAARSMAAFQGMCDGGLEDGCLAASRDDTTINALDVLHDSGYDPGKALQALVKCPVSKGIDKKWTEDETKKFIKGLRQFGKNFFRIHKDLLPHKDTPELVEFYYLWKKTPGANNNRPHRRRRQSALRRNRVTRANNSNSNTPPKKEDTPEPQTATTATAAATAASETASRSSPAVSKEENSSLTEDDASECDSDSSLTHKRDESPSRMRTRNKQQNNNSSTSSGNNTAGNGGGNATSISSGSTGGGAAGGNNSSKDQSANAVANGKRPKRGSETPDVSGGASVDSPKTPTKAVAESSANKRKGGKQETPNKKKRTEQESNEPSAHEENAVKEKRKRPDSPVESMNSDSRPDSVLDDGESNTTDTTTAEQQSTKDSKDTVSCKEEREMVTNDLEAKAEEKVIKAEALAEDSKDSAIKNMDEETNIQAPSSAETSLVDGPNPNALPSPVAAPITMKVPTIATVEALNASVDRKEAIEKMESCDSDPEMLKKLATIKQEVSPQQQQHLQQPSQQQMQQQLAPVGLQPPPSCPPSESVYIKKEPMEDSMDATCNQNSNEPQDLKVKIEIKNEDALKHSAGGMPPSGPCAPPSALHPLSGAPVESGQEPLHLQHMPHGPVPTQPPPGYLIDGQLKYGPPGQGVPPQPPQLHSDAAGGVSGAPPGAPTTPQKYPPEMEMKFAPQDLKYPPPPPLDALKYSQEMQAAAAAAAAAGKYDMKYMMEQQGKYNVELSAAHQPPSKPGYQDSLKIPDIKPGFGHLPHSVGSPLDAAHKYGPPPTSQESQQQQPQPSAHQVPPGATPPPGIAMPKPHYQHDVQTPPLGRPFEPTGLMLKYGDPLAAKYGPPQDLKYPMPPVSQAGPADIKPYGGENLIKSSPYGPPPESPIDASARSTPGQDSQGSNSNSQPPSMPPQPQQFQSPHPSPHMPSPAGGGLPPGMHPQNLIHGPPPGAAGGSGPQPPPPPTSLHQPTPTSAGPPSLQHGLHPGHQHSQLSAATSLPPSSIGIPPTLSTMAPSHMHPHLHPHAHLQGLHRPHDLPPSMHPHAPMPLSLQGHPQHGHGLPPSHTSQQQQQQQQQTGGPAGTVRTPSPAQQPPRSLHDPQSSREPPTSQPSTTMAGSSGPGGPPPQQSPHAHRTSPLPGLAGSGPPPPGLIGHPMAIHPHLAHLPPGHPAHAALAHPGHHLLSHSIAGLGPGGGPIALLAGPGGLGGIPESALSRRTPPSHLPHSHASSAPLTAHSVASMTSTSMSLTTSTVPSSAFSRASPSVQISSSGGGPSGPGSVGPGGLPNSSAAAAAAAAAHRAASPASSVSSLSRQSPLHPVPQSPLSHHPSSSALSAAAAAVAERDRHALMRQQSPHMTPPPVSNASLMASPLSKMYAPQPGQRGLGTSPPPHLRPGASPPVIRHPQMPLPLPLIAPGGGIPQIGVHPGQSPYPHPLLHPSVFYSPHHHPFNSPYGYAPYGPGFPAYMKPPPQPGQLDPAAVMAAHHAGLQGPPPQQMRQDEQNAAAAAAAAAAEKQHQAAAAAAAQQHKAPQQQPPGGMPPNKPPTPKTPQGPGGGMPPGMGGPGTPTGLPPGAYPGSHMPGYPQGPPHGSPFAPQDGQPHGLKPTSHMDALRAHAHSANSAGMGGGHHPTEPLPIDIEPDPEPEIPSPTHNIPRGPSPEAKPDDTECHRSQSAIFVRHIDRGDYNSCTRTDLIFKPVADSKLARKREERDRKLAEKERERRQQQQQQQQQQQQQQAAAAQQAAQQAKMKAELKPPYADTPALRQLSEYARPHVAFSPVEQMVPYHHPMGPMYRERELEEIKNAQAAAASQSRLDPHWMEYYRRGIHPSQFPLYANPAISQMERERLGIPPPHHVGLDPGEHMVRMIRLTREYHAHSHTHLHLPLHPQPQPPEAGFQLPPNVGQYPRPNMLIPREPHSDVLLRMSYADQLQYLQAAEFQRQSLHDQYFRQRPR from the exons ATGGCGGCCTCCACTCAAGGAGAAATTCGAGTGGGTCCCGGCCACCAG GCAAAACTGCCCGATTATAATCCAATCTCAAGCTTCCCCATCGACAAGGAAACCGATGAACGTGAACTAGAGGAATCAAGATGGAGTCCAGGCGTTGTTGCCGATGGCGACTTGTTAATGTTCTTGCGTGCGGCTCGCTCCATGGCTGCATTTCAAGGAATGTGTGATGGTGGTTTAGAAGACGGTTGTTTGGCTGCCAGTCGCGACGACACTACAATAAACGCACTCGACGTG CTCCACGATTCTGGCTACGATCCAGGCAAAGCTCTACAAGCGCTCGTAAAGTGCCCCGTTTCGAAGGGCATCGATAAGAAGTGGACCGAGGACGAAACAAAGAAATTCATCAAGGGTCTGCGTCAGTTCGGGAAGAACTTCTTCCGCATCCATAAGGACCTGCTGCCGCACAAGGATACGCCGGAGCTGGTCGAGTTCTACTATCTGTGGAAAAAGACGCCCGGCGCGAACAACAATCGGCCACACAGGCGACGCCGCCAGAGCGCCCTGCGACGCAATCGTGTCACGCgggccaacaacagcaacagcaacactcCTCCGAAGAAGGAGGACACTCCAGAACCACAAACTGcgacgacggcgacggcggcggcaacCGCGGCGTCCGAGACGGCGAGTCGCTCCTCGCCCGCTGTCTCCAAGGAGGAGAACAGCTCGCTCACCGAGGACGACGCCAGCGAGTGCGACAGTGATTCGAGTCTGACCCACAAAAGGGATGAATCACCCTCAAGGATGAGGACGCGTAACAAGCAacagaacaacaacagcagcaccagcagcggTAACAACACGGCCGGAAACGGTGGCGGTAACGCCACATCCATAAGCAGCGGATCAACCGGCGGCGGTGCCGCTGGCGGCAACAATTCGTCTAAGGATCAATCAGCCAACGCCGTGGCTAATGGCAAGCGACCCAAGAGGGGCTCCGAAACACCGGACGTGTCCGGCGGAGCCTCGGTCGATAGTCCCAAGACACCGACGAAGGCTGTGGCCGAGAGTTCGGCCAATAAGCGCAAGGGTGGCAAGCAGGAGACGCCCAACAAGAAGAAGCGAACGGAGCAGGAGTCCAACGAGCCAAGCGCCCACGAGGAGAATGCCGTCAAGGAGAAGCGCAAGAGACCGGACAGCCCGGTTGAGAGCATGAACTCGGATAGCAGGCCGGATTCAGTGCTCGACGATGGCGAATCCAATACCACGGACACCACCACCGCCGAGCAGCAGTCGACAAAGGACAGCAAGGATACGGTCAGCTGCAAGGAGGAGCGCGAAATGGTCACCAACGATCTGGAGGCCAAGGCCGAGGAGAAGGTCATCAAGGCAGAGGCTTTGGCGGAGGACAGCAAGGATAGCGCCATCAAGAACATGGACGAGGAGACAAACATCCAGGCGCCTAGCAGTGCAGAGACAAGTTTGGTGGATGGTCCAAATCCCAATGCCTTGCCCAGTCCTGTGGCCGCACCAATCACCATGAAGGTGCCCACAATTGCCACAGTTGAGGCGCTGAACGCGTCCGTGGATCGCAAGGAGGCCATCGAGAAGATGGAGTCGTGCGACAGCGATCCGGAGATGCTTAAAAAACTGGCAACCATTAAGCAGGAAGTATctccgcagcagcaacagcatttGCAACAGCCGTCacagcagcagatgcagcagcaactcgcACCTGTTGGCTTACAGCCGCCTCCGTCTTGCCCGCCTTCAGAATCAGTCTATATCAAAAAGGAGCCCATGGAGGACTCGATGGACGCCACCTGCAATCAGAACAGCAACGAACCGCAGGACCTGAAGGTGAAGATCGAGATTAAAAACGAGGATGCATTAAAGCACAGTGCCGGAGGTATGCCGCCTTCTGGACCCTGTGCACCGCCTTCAGCTCTACATCCGCTCTCCGGAGCTCCGGTAGAGAGCGGCCAGGAGCCACTGCACCTGCAACACATGCCTCATGGACCGGTGCCAACGCAACCGCCTCCTGGCTATCTAATTGATGGTCAGCTAAAGTATGGACCACCGGGACAAGGCGTGCCTCCACAGCCTCCACAACTGCACAGCGACGCGGCTGGAGGAGTCAGTGGAGCACCGCCTGGAGCCCCGACCACGCCGCAAAAGTATCCGCCCGAGATGGAGATGAAGTTTGCTCCTCAGGATCTCAAGTAtccaccaccgccgccccTAGACGCACTCAAGTACAGCCAGGAGATGCAagctgcggcggcggcagcggctgctgctggcaaATACGATATGAAGTACATGATGGAGCAGCAGGGCAAGTACAACGTGGAGTTGTCAGCGGCCCATCAGCCGCCTAGCAAGCCGGGCTACCAGGACTCGCTGAAGATACCCGATATCAAGCCCGGTTTCGGCCACCTGCCGCACAGCGTGGGCTCACCGCTGGACGCCGCCCATAAATACGGACCGCCTCCAACGTCGCAAGAGtcccagcaacagcagccacagccgTCGGCACATCAGGTACCGCCGGGAGCAACTCCACCACCCGGTATCGCCATGCCCAAGCCGCACTACCAACACGACGTGCAAACACCACCGTTGGGACGGCCCTTCGAGCCGACCGGACTTATGCTCAAGTATGGCGATCCATTGGCAGCCAAATACGGGCCGCCTCAGGATCTCAAGTACCCGATGCCGCCGGTCTCTCAGGCGGGACCAGCGGACATAAAGCCCTATGGCGGCGAGAATCTAATCAAGTCCTCACCGTACGGACCGCCGCCGGAGAGTCCCATTGATGCCTCAGCGCGCTCTACACCTGGCCAGGATAGCCAgggcagcaacagcaattcACAGCCGCCCTCAATGCCCCCGCAACCGCAGCAGTTCCAGTCGCCGCATCCCTCGCCGCATATGCCTTCGCCAGCAGGTGGTGGCCTACCACCGGGAATGCATCCGCAAAATCTCATCCACGGCCCGCCACCAGGTGCAGCGGGCGGTAGTGGTCCCCAGCCGCCTCCGCCGCCCACATCGCTGCATCAGCCCACGCCCACGTCTGCAGGTCCACCCAGTCTGCAACATGGACTACATCCTGGCCACCAGCACTCACAGCTGTCTGCGGCAACATCGCTACCGCCGAGCTCGATTGGAATTCCTCCCACGCTCTCGACTATGGCGCCCTCGCACATGCACCCGCACCTCCATCCACATGCGCATCTGCAGGGTCTCCATCGGCCGCACGATCTGCCGCCCAGTATGCATCCACATGCTCCCATGCCGCTGTCGTTGCAGGGACATCCGCAGCACGGCCATGGATTGCCGCCATCGCACACTtctcagcaacagcagcaacaacaacaacagaccGGCGGACCAGCTGGCACAGTGCGCACTCCGTCACCTGCCCAGCAGCCGCCGAGATCCCTGCACGATCCGCAATCGTCTCGAGAGCCGCCCACCTCGCAGCCCTCGACCACAATGGCAGGATCGAGTGGTCCGGGTGGACCACCGCCCCAACAGTCGCCGCACGCGCATCGAACATCGCCGTTGCCAGGACTAGCGGGTAGTGGACCTCCACCACCGGGACTAATCGGTCATCCGATGGCCATACACCCGCACCTGGCCCACTTGCCGCCCGGACATCCTGCACACGCAGCACTGGCTCATCCTGGACACCATCTGCTGTCACACTCGATAGCGGGTTTGGGGCCTGGCGGTGGACCGATCGCGCTGCTGGCCGGTCCCGGTGGGCTTGGAGGTATTCCAGAGTCCGCTCTAAGTCGTCGCACCCCGCCCTCACACCTGCCACACTCGCATGCCTCTTCGGCTCCACTGACGGCCCATTCGGTCGCCAGTATGACGTCCACCAGTATGTCGCTGACCACCAGCACGGTGCCATCATCTGCCTTTAGCCGCGCCAGTCCAAGCGTACAGATCTCGAGCAGTGGGGGCGGTCCTTCAGGCCCCGGAAGCGTTGGACCTGGTGGATTGCCAAACTCttcggcagcggcagcagctgcggcAGCTGCTCATCGTGCAGCGTCCCCGGCATCCAGCGTCAGCAGCCTGAGTCGGCAGAGTCCGCTGCATCCGGTGCCGCAGTCGCCGCTCAGCCATCATCCGTCGTCCTCTGCGTTATCCGCCGCGGCAGCTGCCGTTGCGGAACGGGATCGACATGCGCTGATGCGTCAGCAATCGCCACATATGACTCCACCCCCGGTGTCCAATGCCTCTTTAATGGCGAGTCCTCTGAGCAAGATGTACGCTCCTCAGCCGGGTCAGAGGGGCTTGGGAACATCACCGCCACCGCATTTGCGGCCTGGAGCATCACCGCCGGTCATTCGCCACCCGCAGATGCCTCTGCCGTTGCCATTGATCGCGCCTGGCGGAGGAATACCCCAGATTGGAGTGCATCCGGGTCAGTCACCGTATCCGCATCCGCTACTGCATCCTTCGGTATTTTACTCACCGCACCACCATCCCTTCAATTCGCCATACGGCTATGCGCCCTATGGTCCTGGATTCCCGGCGTACATGAAGCCGCCACCGCAGCCGGGACAGCTCGATCCGGCAGCCGTGATGGCGGCCCACCATGCTGGATTGCAAGGACCGCCGCCCCAGCAGATGCGCCAGGACGAGCAGAATGCAGCGgccgccgctgcagcagcagctgctgagAAACAACACCAagcggctgcagcagcggcagcacagcagcacaaggcgccacaacaacaaccgcCCGGCGGAATGCCACCCAACAAACCGCCGACGCCAAAGACGCCACAGGGTCCAGGCGGTGGAATGCCCCCTGGAATGGGTGGACCGGGAACACCGACGGGACTACCGCCTGGTGCTTATCCAGGCAGCCATATGCCGGGATATCCACAAGGACCACCGCATGGATCACCGTTTGCGCCACAAGATGGTCAGCCTCACGGACTAAAGCCCACATCGCACATGGACGCCCTGCGAGCGCATGCGCACTCAGCCAACTCGGCGGGAATGGGTGGAGGACACCATCCGACGGAGCCAT TGCCCATTGATATTGAGCCGGATCCAGAGCCAGAGATTCCCAGTCCAACGCACAACATACCACGTGGTCCAAGTCCCGAAGCAAAACCGGACGACACCGAATGCCATCGCTCTCAGTCTGCCAT ATTTGTGCGTCACATCGATCGCGGGGATTACAATTCATGCACGAGAACAGATTTGATCTTCAAGCCGGTGGCCGACTCAAAGTTGGCCCGCAAGCGTGAAGAACGCGACCGCAAGCTGGCCGAAAAGGAACGTGAGCGGCGACAG cagcagcagcaacaacaacagcagcagcaacaacagcaagcaGCTGCCGCGCAACAGGCGGCACAGCAAGCCAAGATGAAGGCGGAGCTGAAGCCCCCGTATGCGGATACGCCGGCACTGCGTCAACTGTCGGAGTACGCTCGTCCCCACGTCGCCTTCAG TCCTGTTGAGCAGATGGTGCCATATCATCATCCAATGGGCCCCATGTACAGAGAGAG GGAACTGGAGGAGATCAAAAACGCACAAGCTGCTGCGGCGAGTCAGTCCAGACTAGATCCGCACTGGATGGAATACTATCGACG CGGCATCCACCCCTCGCAGTTCCCACTGTATGCGAATCCGGCGATATCGCAGATGGAGAGGGAGCGTCTGGGAATTCCACCTCCGCACCATGTGGGGTTGGACCCGGGCGAGCACATGGTGCGTATG ATACGATTGACGAGAGAATATCATGCACACTCTCATACTCATTTACATTTGCCTTTGCATCCACAGCCGCAACCACCGGAGGCCGGTTTCCAACTGCCAC CGAATGTTGGCCAGTATCCGCGGCCAAATATGCTTATACCTAGGGAGCCGCACTCGGATGTCCTGCTGCGCATGTCCTATGCCGACCAACTACAG taTTTACAGGCCGCCGAGTTCCAGCGACAGTCCCTGCACGATCAGTACTTTAG ACAACGGCCCAGATAA